A region of the bacterium genome:
CCGCGAGAGGCGCTTCGCGCCGCGCTGGTGCATGTCCTGTTCAATGTCGCCGGAGTGTTGATCTGGTTGCCCTTCATCGATCAACTGGCGCAATTCGTCCTCTGGATCTCGCCGGCTGCCGAGGGGCTGGCCGGCGCGGAGAAGCTGGCGGCTGAAACCCCGCGTCAGATTGCGAACGGGCACACCGTGTTCAACGTCGTGAATACGTTCGTGTTTATCGGGTTTGCGACTCAGTTTGCCTGGCTTGCCGAGAGGTTTGTGCCCGACCGCCCCATCGAAGAAGAAGAGGCGGTTCGCGCCAAGTACCTGGATTTCGAGTTGATCAATACGCCGTCGTTGGCGCTCGATCGCGTGCGGCTGGAGATCCTTCACCTCGGAGATCGCGTCAAGGAAATGCTGATCGCGATCTTGCCCGCCGTGCTGTCGGGAACAAACGAGGAGTTAACGCGCATCGCCGAGATGGACGACGCCGTCGATTCGCTGCACGGCCGAATCGTCTCCTACCTCGGCAGGATCAGCCAGGTCAAGCTCACGGAGGCAGAGACGGAGGAATTCGTTCAGTTGATGGCTTCGACCAACGATCTGGAGAACATCGGAGACATCATCGAAACCAATCTCGTGACGCTTGGCCAACGGCGCATCGAGGTCGGATTGAGCATCAGCATGCAAACGCAGGAAGTGATCTGCGAGTTCCACGCTTCCGTGGTGCGAGCTCTCGACTCGGCGCTGCTGGCTGTGACCCAGAAGAACGAAGCCGCGGCGAGGATAGTCGTCGATATGAAGGGTGAGATCAATCGCCTCGCGGATTCCGCGGCCCTCCACGGTGCCGAACGACTCGTGGCCGCTGCGCCGAACCGTGAAGAGACCTACTCGATGGAGATGAACATCCTCGAGAACTACAAACGGATCTACTATTTCACGAAACGGATGTGCCGCGTGCTGATCCCCTCGGCTGCCAAGCGGGACGAAAACGCCTGAGCGCCGGACGACGTCCTAACCGACCCAGACCAGAAAGACCACGAAGGCCACGAGCGTCAGCACCAGCATGATCGCACCGTAGGTCTGCACGTTGGTTAGATGAAATCTCTTGGCCCCGAGAACCTCGACGGCGTCGATGTGCTCTTCGGCCTCGACCGGATCCACCCGTTCGGAGGGATCGGTGTAGGGGCGCAGCATTTTGTGAATCCGCCCCTCTTCGTACGTCGTGATCGCCGCATCA
Encoded here:
- a CDS encoding Na/Pi cotransporter family protein; translated protein: PREALRAALVHVLFNVAGVLIWLPFIDQLAQFVLWISPAAEGLAGAEKLAAETPRQIANGHTVFNVVNTFVFIGFATQFAWLAERFVPDRPIEEEEAVRAKYLDFELINTPSLALDRVRLEILHLGDRVKEMLIAILPAVLSGTNEELTRIAEMDDAVDSLHGRIVSYLGRISQVKLTEAETEEFVQLMASTNDLENIGDIIETNLVTLGQRRIEVGLSISMQTQEVICEFHASVVRALDSALLAVTQKNEAAARIVVDMKGEINRLADSAALHGAERLVAAAPNREETYSMEMNILENYKRIYYFTKRMCRVLIPSAAKRDENA